The nucleotide sequence GAGGTTGCACCGCTTGATTTTCCCTCTCTTGTTGGTGGgctcccttgtgtgtgtgtggtttttttttttttggactcccTTGCTGTTTTCTCTTGCTGGTTCTTTTGGACTTAGATCTGGTTTTACAGTATTCGTGAATGCCTGGAATCCTGCAGCTGTACCGGATGGAGCAGTTTCTCTCCTGTGGGCCTGTGAAATGCTACTGAGGCTGAGGCAGCTGTCTGCATTCTCCCTGCTCATAGCCCTTTTTGCCTTTTGAGGGGGGTaggggaacctggtaggctaaGTTGGGAACCAGTATTACTCTCTCTCTGCTGAGGGTGGGTGGTCAAGACTAAAAAGTCCATGAAGAAACACCCCATCccatattttgtgttttctttctgcatctgACCTAGTGGAGGCATGAGGCCTGAGTGATTCTGAACTGCTGCTAGGTCCGAGGGCCTTTTGCTTGTGAAGCGAAACACTTGCATGCAGTGAGGGGTAGAGAGGGAAAGGGATCTTTGGTCAGGTGACTGATCTTAGTATTCGCTGAGTTCTGGTATGATTTTAAGTTGTGTAGCATTAACTGGGTAGCGTGGCCGAGCGGTCTAAGGCGCTGGATTAAGTTCTGTAGCACTTAGTAGAATTAGATACCCACTATAACACATGTACAGGGGTTTTACAATTATGTTATTTTAAAGTAGCTTCACATGCTGGCTCTTGTTTCCAATAACAGGATCACCATGATTCTTCAGAGACTCTTCAGGTTGTCCTCTGTTCTTCAGTCTGCAATCTCAGTCTCTCTGAGGAGGAACATTGGTGTCACAGCAGTGGCGTTTAATAAGGAGCTTGATCCTGTGCAGAAACTCTTCGTGGACAAGATTAGAGAATATAGAACTAAGCGCCAGTAAGTGGGTGGGGGTATTGGTGTTCATGTGCATATTCAAAGTATGTAAGTTTTGACATGGTGAAAAAACTACTTGGCGTTTGAAAGTGTCTTAAGACCTTTTACTGAGCTGATCCCTGTGGTACAGGTTCATTAGCTGctccaaaagaaaaagatgaggaCCTTGATATTTAAGTCCCAAATTTTATCTTATGAATTCCCAGGGAGAATTGCATTAAATTTAATACCATTTTAGATATATCCCCACTGTAATGTTATTTATTATAAACTGGAGTCAATTCATACAAGTACATAGGATCTTGGAAATCGTTTAGGAACCGTATTTGAGAAAATTAAGCCCCTTAGACAATGATTATCCTAAGGTCATAAACCTAGTTATGGGGAAAATATACTCAGAATATTCTAACTCTCAATTTAGTGATCTCTCTGTGACATCGTGATTTGGGGAGAAATGTACAAGCACAGCATTTTTTAACGTTACTTCCACAGTTAATGTATTTCTGGGACTGTCAAAAGACAGAAGACTTTGAAATGGCATAGAGCAAGTCCAGGGAAAACCTCATTACGGAACCACACAGTTTTGAAGGTGATTGATGACCTCAGCCATCATCAGATTTCACCCCCAGATCTTTGACACAGTGATACAGATCAGTTCAGAGTTTTGTTGTCTTTTATTTAGTTGTCTGCCATATGCAGAGCACTGGACTATTGAGAGTGGTGGGCTACAAAGAAAGAAGCCACTTGGCATTTCCATAATATTCTTCAAGTCTAAGAGGGTAGAAAGTTTGTAAGCAAGTAAATATAATAGAAGGTAAAACAGGTTAAGTGATAAGGTAGTGACACATTCAGTGTTTGGGGAACTTCTTGGAAGGAGTCCTCCTTTCTAGCTGGTACATTTTGAAAGGTGGCATGGAAGAGTGATGTTTCCAAAAGCTTGTGAATCCCAGAACTGGACAATGATCATCAATCATCAAAGTATCTGGTTGAAGGCTCTATCTAGAACTGTGCTATTTATTTCTGTGGCTGTTATCCACATGTGACTATTCAAATTCTAATTgagtataaataaaaattcagttcctcatttGCCTTTTAGGCACATTTCTGGTGCTCAATACCAGATATGGCTAGTGGTTACCATGTTAGACAGCACAGATCCAGAGCATTCTGTTACAGAAAGTTGCTGTTGCACATGCTgatagagaagaaaactgagtcCATGACAAGAAACATGATCAACAAGTTCTTAAATTAGAGCTGGCTcagtggtggtttttttttttttgaaattacaaATAAGATCCTATGCTTTTATCATAGGCATAGGTGAAAATACTAGCCTTGATGGaattttcacttatattttttttattatattgttcATTGATAAGTGGGCAGTAACATTATGACAAACAGAAGAATTTGTGCAAATAGTTAATTAGGTCTAATTGGTCCGTTGCTGGTCTGTGatgtgaaaatcactcagttgtgtccaacttccttcaatcccatggactatatagcctgccaggcttgtctgtccatggggattctccaggcaggaatactttaGTGggtatcctttctccagggaatcttcccaacccagggatcaaacccaggtctcctgagttgctggcagactctttaccatctgagccacctggaaagcccagctgGTCCATGATGGTTTATCTTTACAAAGCATGGCTCTTTAGTTTTGTCATTTCATTGCTGAGCAAACAAAATACAGACTCCCAGGCTTTACATTCTGGGCCTCCTGTGATCTGAGTCCTGCTGGCTTTTCCATCTGGGCTGCTTAGCATTCCCCACATACAGCCAGTGCTTTCCCACCTTCTCATCCTTCCTTTTGAGTCTTAGAATGTCGCAAAGTACAATCTGAGCCAAATGCATGGTTTGTCACAAATGtcacctttttaaaatgaaatctccCTGTTTAGCTTAGCAAAAGTGACCCCTCACCTGCAGTAGCTTTTTGTTATAAACTGTGTCTTTGAAGGTTATCCCCTGACTGCCTCACAgcataaatgtttgttatttttttttcttctaaatggtAAAACCTCTGAGGTTAGGAAGTAACTTGCTGCTTTGATAGGCCGCTGTTATAGAGACTTAAACCCTTCAGTGGTGGTTGATTTAAAAGCACAGTGAAAGTAGATAAGTGAGTGTTCACGGTATGCCAGGCACTGGTCCATGAGTGGTACATGTGCACAATCTCTTAATTCTCTCAGCACCATCAGGTAAGACTTCTGAGTTGTCGATGCAGAAACTAGAGTTCGGAGTGCTTCATGCCTTGCTCTAGTTCACACAGTAACTAGATTGTAGAACTGACAATTAATGGAAGCAGTCCTTCACCCCAGAGCCCGTAGACTTAGCCATTACACCTTATTGCTGCTCAAACGCTGAGAGATTCTGACTTTTAATAATACTGATACTAACAGACCTTGAATGTTTTGTTTGAAGTTGCCTCATTTGTGTGAACCCTcatcatatttaaaattgtttgagGTTACATTCAAATTGAAATACTTGTTACCTTTCAGAAAAGTCTGCTCTTCCCTATGCTCGGAAGATCTGTGAaacttttttgtttctgtaaactcatgtttaaaatacatttttacttgGTCGTGTACACTATAGGACATCTGGAGGTCCTGTTGATGCTGGCCCAGAGTATCAGCAAGACCTAGACCGGGAGCTTTTTAAGCTTAAACAAATGTATGGTAAAGCAGACATGAATACGTTCCCTAACTTCACGTTTGAAGGTAAGTCTTTGTAATCACAGATTCATTGTTATGGGAGATCATTTTAAGTGGAGAATATTTACATGGGTTGTTTGGGGGATTAAATGACAATTACACGTGAATGTGATTTgagagctctgggagttggtgatgaacagggaagcatggcatgctgcggtccatggggtcgcaaagagctggatatgactgagcaactgaactgagtgtgtgAATGTATTAGGACAGTGGCATGTGTGGCAAGCTCCGGGGTAAATGCCAATGGAGGAGATACCATAGCGTAGAGGTTAAATGGTGGGGACCTAAAATCAAA is from Cervus canadensis isolate Bull #8, Minnesota chromosome 27, ASM1932006v1, whole genome shotgun sequence and encodes:
- the ATP5PF gene encoding ATP synthase-coupling factor 6, mitochondrial isoform X2; its protein translation is MILQRLFRLSSVLQSAISVSLRRNIGVTAVAFNKELDPVQKLFVDKIREYRTKRQTSGGPVDAGPEYQQDLDRELFKLKQMYGKADMNTFPNFTFEDPKFEVVEKPQS
- the ATP5PF gene encoding ATP synthase-coupling factor 6, mitochondrial isoform X1 codes for the protein MITMILQRLFRLSSVLQSAISVSLRRNIGVTAVAFNKELDPVQKLFVDKIREYRTKRQTSGGPVDAGPEYQQDLDRELFKLKQMYGKADMNTFPNFTFEDPKFEVVEKPQS